One genomic region from Phragmites australis chromosome 1, lpPhrAust1.1, whole genome shotgun sequence encodes:
- the LOC133888871 gene encoding uncharacterized protein LOC133888871, giving the protein MAADARGPAASVRLRVAWRVVRAAELLALAVLLSRYFPRLPCAAAAASSALRLAVSFLLHPRSVFLLANAIVLLLLALSRRDNGSSSSSPSQSTCSDHAAQDQFLPFTAAPPPFPPIAEAPAPEEEDAVFEDKLAVHVTTVRAPPPRRSRSEKPGGGGGWRRAASPELRRAESENGRRRRSTSAAPPEDKEEFRRAVEAFIAKQQTRFHHEESLVAVAGNDALAIAGALAAAK; this is encoded by the coding sequence ATGGCCGCCGATGCCAGGGGCCCGGCCGCCTCCGTGCGGCTCCGCGTTGCGTGGCGCGTCGTGCGTGCGGCGGAGCTCCTGGCCCTGGCCGTCCTCCTCTCCCGCTACTTCCCCCGCCtcccctgcgccgccgccgcggcctcgtCCGCGCTCCGCCTCGccgtctccttcctcctccacccccGCTCCGTCTTTCTCCTCGCCAACGCCAtagtgctcctcctcctcgctctcTCCCGCCGCGACAACggctcatcttcctcctccccctcccaaTCGACGTGCTCCGACCACGCCGCGCAAGACCAGTTCCTCCCCTTCactgccgcgccgccgccatTTCCTCCAATCGCCGAGGCGCCGGCCCCCGAGGAAGAGGACGCGGTGTTCGAGGACAAGCTGGCGGTGCACGTGACGACAGTGCGCGCCCCACCACCGCGGCGCAGCAGATCGGAGAaacccggcggcggcggcggctggaggAGGGCGGCGTCGCCGGAGCTGCGGCGTGCGGAGTCGGAGAACGGGCGGAGGCGACGGTCGACGTCGGCGGCACCGCCGGAGGACAAGGAGGAGTTCCGGCGGGCGGTCGAGGCGTTCATCGCCAAGCAGCAGACGCGGTTCCACCACGAGGAGTCCTTGGTCGCCGTGGCCGGGAACGATGCTCTGGCAATCGCCGGAGCTTTGGCCGCAGCGAAGTGA